One part of the Desulfovibrio aminophilus DSM 12254 genome encodes these proteins:
- a CDS encoding GGDEF domain-containing protein — MDDDRASRLIFQTQHIQGLLRLCGWGLLLTPTLVAVAALVAVGEGLSWVWALLLILSGLALALLAALFLARLLARRIIDPLGRLLRAAQDIHEGRYGTTVDMETFRDSPLEFRLLGQSFNRMSETTQEHIEALEQATITDQLTGIHNRRFLVTEGPRLLQVALRSGASFSCLMIDIDHFKRVNDQHGHLVGDRFLVHLTRVVAANIRTSDLLARAGGEEFVVLAPGSNTEEARLLADRIRLAVVRTPCEEGGARLDNTVSIGVAEHSRTPLFGSNVFEDMLERADQALYRAKGQGRNRVVAWGDEEPTQDL, encoded by the coding sequence ATGGACGACGATCGCGCCTCCCGCCTGATCTTCCAGACCCAGCACATCCAGGGACTGTTGCGGCTCTGCGGCTGGGGCCTGCTCCTGACGCCGACCCTGGTGGCCGTGGCGGCGCTGGTGGCCGTGGGCGAGGGGTTGTCCTGGGTCTGGGCCCTGCTGCTCATCCTTTCAGGCCTGGCCCTGGCCCTGTTGGCGGCCCTGTTTCTGGCCCGCCTCCTGGCGCGGCGCATCATCGATCCCCTGGGGCGCCTGCTGCGCGCGGCCCAGGACATCCACGAAGGCCGCTACGGAACCACGGTGGATATGGAGACATTCCGCGACTCGCCGCTGGAATTCCGACTCCTGGGCCAAAGTTTCAACCGCATGTCCGAAACCACCCAGGAGCACATCGAGGCTCTCGAACAGGCCACGATCACGGACCAACTCACCGGAATCCACAACCGCCGTTTCCTGGTCACGGAAGGCCCCCGCCTGTTGCAGGTCGCGTTGCGCTCCGGGGCCTCCTTCTCCTGCCTGATGATCGACATCGACCATTTCAAGCGGGTCAACGACCAGCACGGGCACCTCGTCGGCGACCGCTTCCTGGTGCATCTGACCCGGGTGGTGGCGGCCAACATCCGGACCTCGGACCTCCTGGCCCGGGCCGGAGGCGAGGAGTTCGTGGTTCTGGCCCCCGGCTCCAACACCGAGGAAGCACGTCTCCTGGCCGACCGTATCCGTCTGGCTGTGGTCCGTACCCCCTGCGAGGAAGGCGGCGCGCGCCTCGACAACACCGTGAGCATCGGCGTAGCCGAACATTCCCGGACGCCGCTCTTCGGCTCCAACGTCTTCGAAGACATGCTCGAGCGCGCCGACCAGGCGCTCTACCGGGCCAAGGGACAAGGCCGCAACCGAGTGGTCGCCTGGGGCGACGAGGAGCCGACTCAGGATCTCTGA
- a CDS encoding arylesterase gives MALQRLACFGDSLFAGYGLPAARALPARLEALLRADGRELRALNLGISGETSADGLRRLDDVLANSPRATLLEFGANDCHQLVPPEETEGNLAAMATGLRRAGSAVLLVGVRALPWVDETYGREFQALFPRLSARLGLPLYPDILEPYFGDPALTLPDGLHPNALGVEAMTASLLPWVEALLDGPA, from the coding sequence ACGCCTGGCTTGTTTCGGAGACAGCCTCTTCGCCGGGTACGGCCTGCCCGCCGCCCGAGCCCTGCCCGCCCGCCTGGAGGCGCTCCTGCGCGCGGACGGCCGCGAACTCCGCGCACTGAACCTAGGGATTTCCGGTGAGACCTCGGCCGACGGATTGCGTCGGCTGGACGACGTCCTGGCCAACTCTCCCCGCGCCACGCTGCTGGAATTCGGGGCCAACGACTGCCACCAGTTGGTTCCTCCCGAGGAGACCGAAGGCAATCTGGCGGCCATGGCCACCGGTCTGCGACGAGCGGGCTCGGCCGTGCTCCTGGTCGGCGTGCGCGCCCTGCCTTGGGTGGACGAAACCTACGGCCGGGAATTCCAGGCGCTCTTCCCGCGCCTCTCCGCCCGACTCGGCCTGCCGCTTTACCCGGACATCCTGGAACCCTATTTCGGCGACCCGGCGCTGACTCTGCCGGACGGTCTGCACCCCAACGCCCTGGGGGTGGAAGCCATGACCGCGAGTCTGCTGCCCTGGGTCGAGGCCCTGCTCGACGGTCCGGCCTGA